The following proteins come from a genomic window of Limosilactobacillus reuteri:
- a CDS encoding putative ABC transporter permease — protein MPYSISEIIVLFFTYSFIGWLWETCYCSIKDHHFAYRGFLFGPYCPVYGFAVTTILITTYPFQDNIFLLFVVGFIVASIFEYVASWLLEKLFHMNLWDYSHLKGNIQGRVAPQISFFWGIGVVLLVKFVQLFIQQIINWEESWTHGMLALIIVLVMGTDTILSVISVEKFHITTQQWDERAAAYRKKLLNRLEKAVPKDKLAIKDHLQDWQRHFAQHLNKEGAGKQLSWNHRRLIKSFRKMKITDSKYFNNYKNDLKSK, from the coding sequence GTGCCCTATTCAATTTCTGAAATCATTGTCTTATTTTTTACCTATTCATTTATTGGCTGGCTATGGGAAACCTGCTACTGCTCGATTAAGGACCATCATTTTGCCTACCGCGGATTCTTATTTGGTCCTTATTGTCCGGTGTACGGATTTGCCGTTACAACGATTTTGATTACTACCTATCCGTTCCAAGATAATATTTTTCTGCTATTCGTAGTAGGGTTTATTGTGGCTTCGATCTTTGAATATGTCGCAAGTTGGTTGCTCGAAAAACTTTTTCATATGAATTTATGGGACTATTCGCATCTAAAAGGAAACATTCAAGGAAGAGTTGCTCCCCAAATTTCATTTTTCTGGGGGATTGGCGTTGTTTTGCTGGTTAAGTTTGTTCAGCTATTTATTCAACAGATTATTAATTGGGAAGAATCATGGACCCACGGGATGCTTGCACTGATTATCGTCCTGGTAATGGGAACTGATACTATCCTCAGCGTTATTAGTGTGGAAAAATTCCATATTACAACTCAGCAATGGGATGAACGAGCAGCCGCGTACAGAAAGAAATTGCTGAATCGACTTGAAAAAGCAGTTCCTAAGGATAAATTGGCAATTAAAGATCACCTTCAAGATTGGCAACGGCATTTTGCTCAACATCTAAACAAAGAGGGAGCTGGCAAGCAATTGAGTTGGAATCATCGCCGACTAATCAAGAGCTTCCGTAAGATGAAGATTACTGATAGTAAATACTTTAATAACTATAAAAATGATCTTAAAAGTAAATAA
- a CDS encoding ABC-F family ATP-binding cassette domain-containing protein — translation MAVLDVEGLTMSYADKKLYEDASIQLEKHEHMGIVGQNGAGKSTLIKILIGKTLPVDGTIKWQKGVKIGYLDQYVDIPAGMTLIDFLHTAFTDLYQLNDQMNKLYADYAEKMDDELLTKAGRIQEKLDANNFYEIEMEVERVMNGLGLTDIDKDHVVSEMSGGQRSKIILAKMLLENPDVILLDEPTNYLDTAHIEWLIDYLNDFDGAAMIISHDYDFLEQVTNTICDVSFGKITKYRGSFQQAMRQKEECKEAQEREYEKQQVVIEKAQRFIRKNKAGSKSTMAKSREKMLARMKKIDPPEDNLKATFHFPYENTGSANALRVEKLSVGYNRPLLAPVTFSMTMGEKLLFTGFNGVGKSTLIKSILKKIPALGGTATFSPSARINYFDQDLEWDDPTLTPLQTIQNMFPTMQPRTIRTKLARAGINAANTMKEMNLLSGGEQTKVKLAILELTPCNFLIMDEPTNHLDDETKEGLKKALQDFPGNLILVSHEQGFFEGWLDKILNVEKLSLK, via the coding sequence ATGGCAGTATTAGATGTTGAAGGACTGACAATGAGCTATGCCGACAAAAAGCTCTATGAAGATGCCAGCATTCAACTAGAAAAGCACGAACACATGGGGATTGTTGGGCAAAATGGTGCCGGGAAGAGTACCTTGATTAAAATTTTGATCGGAAAAACCCTCCCGGTCGATGGCACTATTAAATGGCAAAAAGGAGTCAAGATTGGATACTTAGACCAGTATGTGGATATTCCAGCGGGGATGACCTTGATTGACTTCCTTCATACTGCTTTCACGGATCTTTATCAACTTAATGACCAGATGAATAAGCTTTATGCGGATTATGCAGAAAAGATGGATGATGAGCTCCTCACCAAAGCAGGCCGAATTCAAGAAAAACTCGATGCTAATAACTTCTATGAAATTGAAATGGAAGTCGAGCGAGTAATGAACGGTTTGGGATTAACTGATATTGATAAGGATCATGTTGTCTCTGAGATGAGTGGGGGTCAGCGATCAAAGATTATCCTTGCCAAGATGCTATTGGAAAATCCAGATGTTATCTTACTAGACGAACCGACAAACTACCTTGATACGGCTCACATTGAATGGTTAATCGACTATCTTAATGATTTTGATGGTGCCGCAATGATCATCTCTCATGACTATGACTTCCTTGAACAAGTTACGAATACCATTTGTGATGTATCATTTGGTAAAATCACTAAATACCGGGGAAGTTTCCAACAAGCGATGCGTCAAAAGGAAGAGTGCAAGGAAGCTCAAGAGCGGGAATATGAGAAGCAGCAAGTAGTCATTGAAAAGGCACAACGGTTTATTCGGAAAAACAAGGCCGGTTCAAAGTCGACTATGGCTAAGTCACGGGAAAAAATGCTTGCGCGGATGAAAAAGATTGATCCACCCGAAGATAATCTAAAAGCAACTTTCCATTTTCCATATGAAAATACTGGATCAGCGAATGCGTTGCGGGTAGAAAAATTATCAGTTGGTTATAACCGACCATTACTAGCGCCAGTAACTTTCTCAATGACAATGGGTGAAAAATTATTGTTCACTGGATTTAACGGGGTTGGTAAGTCGACTTTGATTAAATCAATTTTAAAGAAAATTCCAGCGTTGGGCGGAACAGCAACTTTCTCCCCATCAGCCCGGATAAATTACTTTGACCAAGATCTGGAGTGGGATGACCCAACCCTTACGCCACTGCAAACTATTCAAAATATGTTCCCAACGATGCAGCCACGGACGATTCGGACAAAACTTGCGCGTGCCGGAATCAATGCCGCCAACACGATGAAGGAAATGAACCTTTTATCAGGGGGCGAACAAACAAAAGTTAAGTTGGCAATCCTTGAATTAACCCCATGTAATTTCCTCATCATGGACGAACCGACAAATCACCTGGATGATGAAACTAAGGAAGGTTTGAAGAAAGCTCTGCAAGATTTCCCGGGAAATTTAATTTTAGTTAGTCACGAACAAGGATTCTTTGAAGGATGGCTTGATAAGATCCTGAACGTTGAAAAACTTAGCTTGAAATAG
- a CDS encoding helix-turn-helix transcriptional regulator — protein MEFGNYIKKQRNNLGFTQAEIAEKLHVNRQTISNWEQGKSYPDLDTLVKISDIYKISIDALIKGDKDLKKYLDQGKAYNAFSVFKGLFFIMERLFFLLTNYLVDYNSLIVNFCTFSFLITFGIAILYSEHVKPFFLGTRNVNLS, from the coding sequence ATGGAATTCGGAAACTATATCAAAAAACAACGCAATAATTTAGGCTTTACTCAAGCTGAAATTGCCGAAAAATTACATGTCAATCGGCAAACAATTTCCAACTGGGAGCAAGGAAAAAGTTATCCCGATTTAGACACACTCGTTAAGATTAGTGACATATATAAAATCTCAATTGACGCTTTGATTAAAGGAGACAAAGATTTGAAAAAATATTTAGATCAAGGAAAGGCTTATAATGCTTTTAGTGTTTTTAAGGGATTATTCTTCATAATGGAGAGATTATTTTTCTTACTGACAAATTATTTAGTGGATTATAATTCTCTCATCGTTAATTTTTGTACATTTTCCTTTTTAATTACTTTTGGAATAGCTATTCTTTATAGCGAGCATGTAAAACCGTTCTTTTTAGGAACCCGAAATGTCAATTTAAGTTAG